The following are encoded together in the Daucus carota subsp. sativus chromosome 5, DH1 v3.0, whole genome shotgun sequence genome:
- the LOC108222978 gene encoding uncharacterized protein LOC108222978 isoform X2, translating to MPEMPGNNVGRGRKNSSYQSENFINMIGHVWDLWGESNVLEIVDPALGNTHEYDTEILRCIHIAVLCVQESAAARPSMSEVVFMSCNEMSLQPPGQAAFLLRTANRGVTNTSSVGCWQLLILLLNGMIFILKIRALLFAALPQELLVCGEFQHLMRQEDGRIGLLSRIWIWLSAQPSKDGNTFLFENIQVKSELPSTFKVFRYQQHRWSCGPANLLKKWPSGKATGFGPGIRRFESFRPRSKLQQTRVNGLELTRLRSQRNSWLKHCN from the exons ATGCCTGAAATGCCAGGCAATAATGTGGGTAGAGGAAGAAAGAACAGCAGTTACCAGTCCGAGAACTTTATCAACATGATTGGACAT GTTTGGGATCTTTGGGGAGAATCGAATGTCTTGGAAATAGTTGATCCGGCGCTTGGGAATACACATGAATATGATACTGAAATCCTTAGATGTATCCATATTGCGGTACTGTGCGTGCAAGAATCTGCTGCTGCAAGACCAAGCATGTCGGAAGTAGTGTTTATGTCATGCAACGAAATGAGTCTTCAACCTCCAGGCCAGGCTGCATTCCTGTTGAGAACAGCGAATAGAGGTGTCACAAACACGAGTTCTG TCGGCTGCTGGCAGCTGCTGATCTTACTCCTGAACGGCATGatatttattctaaaaattagAGCTCTTCTCTTTGCTGCACTTCCACAG GAACTGCTGGTGTGTGGAGAATTTCAGCACTTAATGAGGCAGGAGGATGGAAGGATAGGACTACTGTCGAGGATATGGATTTGGCTGTCCGCGCAACCCTCAAAGGATGGAAAtacgtttttgtttgaaaatattCAG GTAAAAAGTGAGCTTCCGAGTACTTTCAAAGTCTTCCGGTATCAACAACATAGATGGTCTTGTGGTCCAGCTAATCTCTTAAAAAAATGGCCGTCTGGTAAGGCAACGGGTTTTGGTCCCGGTATTCGGAGGTTCGAATCCTTTCGTCCCAGGTCGAAATTGCAACAAACAAG AGTTAACGGGCTAGAGTTGACTAGACTGAGATCACAGAGAAACTCATGGCTCAAACACTGTAACTAG
- the LOC108222976 gene encoding putative disease resistance RPP13-like protein 3 — MVDAAVSFTIEKLHEFVSQQVNIRIGVKDGIGWLKDELGYLLISVRAAEAHQDKDHIRRWTDSVKDVANQAVIILERFSAQREEQAADEQGGVLDCIRRFICICKKEANLYDLGKDIESLKQKMIGIKSRRDEYHINDMIIATPNVQKRRRKLLRAASFDHEKDVVGFGDDVRTLLAKLGNEDPSLGLISIHGMGGLGKSTLASKLYHSSELSHFKSRAWVCVSEDYDITHVLRKIIKCFEVDGQDSLNKMEEVELLRHLRKILLQGDHYLVVIDDIWDVEVWKKIKNAFPDKKNGSRIIITTRNKVVAEGVEDTCFVYELSFLSKDESWQLFCKRAKPTPNLEMLGKEMLDKCGGLPLAIVILSGLLLQKRTYKFWSDVKDQLWRKLKGESSEIQELLNLSYDDLSFNMRQCFLYLARYPEDHTIRVFKLKLLWIAEEFVEEHDEVDMEDVAEDYVNELINRNMIQIELQTADGQVLACKIHDLVRDLVIEKAREQKILGIFDSNKHHPNPIRSLQGQTRHAIYNGIGEYFKLLGPNSGNLNLRSLALTTKTARLQVEEIKLMYTRFQYLKVLDLTSVNKSVGIPEEIGDLVLLKFLGLMGGPYSGKALVIPPSIGKLKRLQTLHGSVYMHNSYVFPKEICELKELRHIFFNEIEGNLNIGSDQTKLQTISEIMYKEWCHIETNNWTNLHTLVISEEYGDDEEEEEEYSLESMANLTSLRTLVLLLGMGVGGVISTMQPLSSCKHLNKLVLLCKIKDLAELNFLPDSITDLTLSVTTSTEDPMPIPGSLSNLTSLWLMNCGDKMVCSADVFPCLQFLRIQPDSGGPFELQVDDGALPSLRAFTLERLPFLRVFLLNADRDMIPLRLKSLPSVPDFQEYLF; from the coding sequence ATGGTTGATGCAGCTGTATCGTTTACCATCGAAAAACTTCATGAATTTGTTTCCCAACAAGTAAACATTAGGATTGGAGTGAAAGATGGTATAGGGTGGCTTAAAGATGAGTTAGGCTACCTGCTTATCTCTGTAAGAGCTGCTGAAGCACACCAAGATAAGGATCATATCCGTCGATGGACAGACAGCGTCAAAGATGTTGCTAATCAGGCGGTTATTATCCTGGAGAGGTTTAGCGCTCAACGAGAAGAACAGGCAGCAGATGAGCAAGGTGGTGTTCTGGACTGTATCCGGAGATTTATCTGTATCTGCAAGAAAGAAGCCAATCTTTATGATCTCGGTAAGGATATCGAGTCCCTGAAGCAAAAAATGATTGGGATCAAGAGTAGGCGAGACGAATACCATATCAACGACATGATCATCGCCACTCCAAACGTGCAAAAGAGAAGGAGAAAATTGCTCAGAGCAGCTTCCTTCGACCACGAGAAGGATGTCGTTGGTTTTGGGGATGATGTTCGGACTTTGTTGGCTAAACTTGGTAATGAGGATCCATCCCTTGGATTAATTTCCATTCACGGAATGGGGGGGCTGGGCAAGTCGACTCTTGCTAGTAAGCTGTACCACTCAAGCGAATTAAGCCATTTTAAAAGTCGTGCTTGGGTTTGTGTCTCTGAGGATTATGACATCACACATGTTCTGAGGAAGATAATAAAGTGTTTTGAGGTAGATGGACAAGATTCGTTGAACAAAATGGAAGAGGTAGAGCTGTTGCGGCACCTGCGAAAGATACTTCTGCAAGGTGATCACTATCTTGTGGTGATTGATGATATATGGGATGTAGAGGTCTGgaaaaagattaaaaatgcTTTTCCTGACAAGAAAAACGGAAGTAGGATTATTATAACCACGCGGAATAAAGTAGTTGCCGAGGGTGTAGAAGACACATGTTTCGTCTATGAACTAAGTTTTTTGAGCAAAGACGAGAGCTGGCAATTGTTCTGTAAGAGAGCAAAACCAACCCCCAACCTGGAGATGTTAGGTAAGGAGATGTTAGATAAATGTGGAGGTTTACCTCTTGCAATCGTGATCCTGAGTGGGCTATTATTGCAAAAAAGGACCTACAAATTTTGGTCCGATGTGAAGGACCAGCTTTGGAGAAAGTTGAAGGGTGAGTCTTCAGAGATTCAAGAACTACTAAATTTGAGTTATGATGACTTGTCTTTCAACATGAGACAATGTTTTCTATACCTTGCAAGATACCCTGAAGACCATACTATCAGAGTTTTTAAGTTAAAGTTGTTATGGATTGCAGAGGAATTTGTTGAGGAACACGATGAAGTAGACATGGAGGATGTAGCTGAGGATTATGTAAATGAGCTTATTAATCGCAATATGATTCAGATAGAATTACAGACTGCAGATGGGCAAGTTTTGGCGTGCAAGATCCATGATCTTGTACGTGATCTTGTCATAGAGAAGGCCAGGGAGCAGAAGATACTGGGAATTTTTGACTCAAATAAACATCATCCAAATCCCATACGTTCGTTGCAAGGACAGACACGTCATGCAATCTACAATGGAATTGGTGAGTACTTTAAATTACTTGGTCCTAATTCTGGCAATTTAAATTTGCGTTCATTAGCGCTAACTACTAAAACTGCTAGACTTCAAGTAGAGGAAATAAAGTTGATGTACACAAGATTCCAATATCTCAAAGTGCTAGACTTGACCAGTGTGAATAAATCAGTGGGGATACCAGAAGAAATAGGAGATTTAGTTCTCCTAAAGTTCTTGGGTTTAATGGGTGGTCCTTACTCTGGTAAAGCTTTAGTGATTCCTCCAAGTATAGGCAAATTGAAAAGGTTACAAACTTTGCATGGATCAGTCTATATGCATAATAGTTACGTATTTCCAAAAGAGATATGTGAGCTTAAGGAACTAAGGCATATATTCTTTAATGAAATTGAAGGGAATTTGAATATTGGCAGCGACCAGACAAAGCTCCAAACCATAAGTGAAATAATGTATAAGGAATGGTGCCATATTGAAACCAATAATTGGACCAATCTCCATACACTTGTAATTTCAGAAGAATAtggtgatgatgaagaagaagaagaagaatatagTTTGGAGTCTATGGCAAATTTAACAAGTCTCAGAACATTAGTCCTCCTACTGGGAATGGGAGTGGGTGGTGTTATTTCAACAATGCAACCACTTTCGTCTTGCAAACATCTCAACAAGTTGGTGTTGTTGTGTAAGATAAAAGATCTAGCAGAACTGAATTTTCTACCAGATTCAATTACTGATTTAACACTATCAGTTACCACTTCCACAGAAGATCCGATGCCCATTCCGGGGAGTTTGTCAAATCTTACATCCCTTTGGTTAATGAACTGTGGAGACAAAATGGTTTGTAGTGCAGATGTGTTTCCGTGTCTACAATTCTTAAGAATACAACCCGACAGTGGTGGTCCGTTTGAACTTCAAGTTGATGACGGAGCTCTGCCTTCTTTAAGAGCTTTTACATTGGAGCGCCTGCCTTTTTTAAGAGTTTTTTTATTGAATGCTGACAGGGATATGATTCCGCTACGATTAAAGTCTCTTCCTAGTGTACCAGATTTCCAAGAATatttattctaa
- the LOC108222978 gene encoding uncharacterized protein LOC108222978 isoform X1, whose translation MPEMPGNNVGRGRKNSSYQSENFINMIGHVWDLWGESNVLEIVDPALGNTHEYDTEILRCIHIAVLCVQESAAARPSMSEVVFMSCNEMSLQPPGQAAFLLRTANRGVTNTSSGSVGVGCWQLLILLLNGMIFILKIRALLFAALPQELLVCGEFQHLMRQEDGRIGLLSRIWIWLSAQPSKDGNTFLFENIQVKSELPSTFKVFRYQQHRWSCGPANLLKKWPSGKATGFGPGIRRFESFRPRSKLQQTRVNGLELTRLRSQRNSWLKHCN comes from the exons ATGCCTGAAATGCCAGGCAATAATGTGGGTAGAGGAAGAAAGAACAGCAGTTACCAGTCCGAGAACTTTATCAACATGATTGGACAT GTTTGGGATCTTTGGGGAGAATCGAATGTCTTGGAAATAGTTGATCCGGCGCTTGGGAATACACATGAATATGATACTGAAATCCTTAGATGTATCCATATTGCGGTACTGTGCGTGCAAGAATCTGCTGCTGCAAGACCAAGCATGTCGGAAGTAGTGTTTATGTCATGCAACGAAATGAGTCTTCAACCTCCAGGCCAGGCTGCATTCCTGTTGAGAACAGCGAATAGAGGTGTCACAAACACGAGTTCTGGTAGTGTTGGAG TCGGCTGCTGGCAGCTGCTGATCTTACTCCTGAACGGCATGatatttattctaaaaattagAGCTCTTCTCTTTGCTGCACTTCCACAG GAACTGCTGGTGTGTGGAGAATTTCAGCACTTAATGAGGCAGGAGGATGGAAGGATAGGACTACTGTCGAGGATATGGATTTGGCTGTCCGCGCAACCCTCAAAGGATGGAAAtacgtttttgtttgaaaatattCAG GTAAAAAGTGAGCTTCCGAGTACTTTCAAAGTCTTCCGGTATCAACAACATAGATGGTCTTGTGGTCCAGCTAATCTCTTAAAAAAATGGCCGTCTGGTAAGGCAACGGGTTTTGGTCCCGGTATTCGGAGGTTCGAATCCTTTCGTCCCAGGTCGAAATTGCAACAAACAAG AGTTAACGGGCTAGAGTTGACTAGACTGAGATCACAGAGAAACTCATGGCTCAAACACTGTAACTAG
- the LOC108222978 gene encoding uncharacterized protein LOC108222978 isoform X3 — MPEMPGNNVGRGRKNSSYQSENFINMIGHVWDLWGESNVLEIVDPALGNTHEYDTEILRCIHIAVLCVQESAAARPSMSEVVFMSCNEMSLQPPGQAAFLLRTANRVGCWQLLILLLNGMIFILKIRALLFAALPQELLVCGEFQHLMRQEDGRIGLLSRIWIWLSAQPSKDGNTFLFENIQVKSELPSTFKVFRYQQHRWSCGPANLLKKWPSGKATGFGPGIRRFESFRPRSKLQQTRVNGLELTRLRSQRNSWLKHCN, encoded by the exons ATGCCTGAAATGCCAGGCAATAATGTGGGTAGAGGAAGAAAGAACAGCAGTTACCAGTCCGAGAACTTTATCAACATGATTGGACAT GTTTGGGATCTTTGGGGAGAATCGAATGTCTTGGAAATAGTTGATCCGGCGCTTGGGAATACACATGAATATGATACTGAAATCCTTAGATGTATCCATATTGCGGTACTGTGCGTGCAAGAATCTGCTGCTGCAAGACCAAGCATGTCGGAAGTAGTGTTTATGTCATGCAACGAAATGAGTCTTCAACCTCCAGGCCAGGCTGCATTCCTGTTGAGAACAGCGAATAGAG TCGGCTGCTGGCAGCTGCTGATCTTACTCCTGAACGGCATGatatttattctaaaaattagAGCTCTTCTCTTTGCTGCACTTCCACAG GAACTGCTGGTGTGTGGAGAATTTCAGCACTTAATGAGGCAGGAGGATGGAAGGATAGGACTACTGTCGAGGATATGGATTTGGCTGTCCGCGCAACCCTCAAAGGATGGAAAtacgtttttgtttgaaaatattCAG GTAAAAAGTGAGCTTCCGAGTACTTTCAAAGTCTTCCGGTATCAACAACATAGATGGTCTTGTGGTCCAGCTAATCTCTTAAAAAAATGGCCGTCTGGTAAGGCAACGGGTTTTGGTCCCGGTATTCGGAGGTTCGAATCCTTTCGTCCCAGGTCGAAATTGCAACAAACAAG AGTTAACGGGCTAGAGTTGACTAGACTGAGATCACAGAGAAACTCATGGCTCAAACACTGTAACTAG
- the LOC108222978 gene encoding uncharacterized protein LOC108222978 isoform X4: MPEMPGNNVGRGRKNSSYQSENFINMIGHVWDLWGESNVLEIVDPALGNTHEYDTEILRCIHIAVLCVQESAAARPSMSEVVFMSCNEMSLQPPGQAAFLLRTANRGVTNTSSGSVGVGCWQLLILLLNGMIFILKIRALLFAALPQELLVCGEFQHLMRQEDGRIGLLSRIWIWLSAQPSKDGNTFLFENIQVKSELPSTFKVFRYQQHRWSCGPANLLKKWPSGKATGFGPGIRRFESFRPRSKLQQTRK, translated from the exons ATGCCTGAAATGCCAGGCAATAATGTGGGTAGAGGAAGAAAGAACAGCAGTTACCAGTCCGAGAACTTTATCAACATGATTGGACAT GTTTGGGATCTTTGGGGAGAATCGAATGTCTTGGAAATAGTTGATCCGGCGCTTGGGAATACACATGAATATGATACTGAAATCCTTAGATGTATCCATATTGCGGTACTGTGCGTGCAAGAATCTGCTGCTGCAAGACCAAGCATGTCGGAAGTAGTGTTTATGTCATGCAACGAAATGAGTCTTCAACCTCCAGGCCAGGCTGCATTCCTGTTGAGAACAGCGAATAGAGGTGTCACAAACACGAGTTCTGGTAGTGTTGGAG TCGGCTGCTGGCAGCTGCTGATCTTACTCCTGAACGGCATGatatttattctaaaaattagAGCTCTTCTCTTTGCTGCACTTCCACAG GAACTGCTGGTGTGTGGAGAATTTCAGCACTTAATGAGGCAGGAGGATGGAAGGATAGGACTACTGTCGAGGATATGGATTTGGCTGTCCGCGCAACCCTCAAAGGATGGAAAtacgtttttgtttgaaaatattCAG GTAAAAAGTGAGCTTCCGAGTACTTTCAAAGTCTTCCGGTATCAACAACATAGATGGTCTTGTGGTCCAGCTAATCTCTTAAAAAAATGGCCGTCTGGTAAGGCAACGGGTTTTGGTCCCGGTATTCGGAGGTTCGAATCCTTTCGTCCCAGGTCGAAATTGCAACAAACAAG AAAGTGA